In Meles meles chromosome 14, mMelMel3.1 paternal haplotype, whole genome shotgun sequence, a single window of DNA contains:
- the GJB2 gene encoding gap junction beta-2 protein gives MDWSTLQTILGGVNKHSTSIGKIWLTVLFIFRIMILVVAAKEVWGDEQADFVCNTLQPGCKNVCYDHYFPISHIRLWALQLIFVSTPALLVAMHVAYRRHEKKRKFIKGEIKSEFKDIEEIKSQKVRIEGSLWWTYTSSIFFRVIFEAVFMYVFYIMYDGFSMQRLVKCNAWPCPNTVDCFVSRPTEKTVFTVFMIAVSGICILLNVTELCYLLIRYCSGKSKKPV, from the coding sequence ATGGATTGGAGCACACTACAGACTATTCTGGGGGGTGTCAATAAACACTCCACCAGTATTGGGAAGATCTGGCTCACAGTCCTCTTCATTTTTCGCATTATGATCTTGGTAGTAGCCGCAAAGGAAGTGTGGGGAGATGAGCAAGCCGATTTTGTCTGCAACACTCTACAACCTGGGTGCAAAAATGTGTGCTATGATCACTATTTCCCCATCTCTCACATCCGACTCTGGGCCCTTCAGCTGATCTTCGTGTCCACACCAGCTCTCTTGGTGGCCATGCACGTTGCCTACCGGAGacatgagaagaaaaggaagttcattaagggagagataaagagcgaATTTAAAGACATTGAAGAGATCAAAAGCCAGAAGGTCCGCATTGAAGGGTCCCTGTGGTGGACCTACACCAGCAGCATCTTCTTCCGGGTCATCTTTGAAGCGGTCTTCATGTATGTCTTCTATATCATGTATGACGGGTTCTCCATGCAGCGTTTGGTGAAATGCAACGCGTGGCCTTGTCCCAATACAGTGGACTGCTTTGTTTCCAGGCCCACGGAAAAGACTGTCTTCACGGTTTTTATGATTGCAGTGTCTGGAATTTGCATACTGttaaatgtcactgaattgtgTTATTTGCTAATTAGATATTGTTCTGGAAAGTCAAAAAAACCAGTTTAA